The sequence below is a genomic window from Monodelphis domestica isolate mMonDom1 chromosome 2, mMonDom1.pri, whole genome shotgun sequence.
CTGAAGAGTGGGCAGTAAGAGTCAAGTAGGGGCTTGCTGGCAGAGCCAGGGAGAATTTTGACACAGAGGGGGAGTGGGAGAACAAAAAGGTCATCCACACTATCTTTAGGGAGCTCCCAGTTTGATGGGGGAGACAGAACAACTAAGAGTCAGAAGTAAATGTAATGATCCCTTTGGACAGAGCTCTGACCATCTGTTCTAGGGAGATGAGGAGGGATTGGGGGAGCAGAGCTGGATGCCAGAGAAATCATTTTGAGGAGAGCCTGCCAGGGAAATGATGGATTCCTATCGTGTCTGCTGGAGACAATGTGGCAGTGATTGTTTGTATTTGCATATCTATAGAAAATACTTTCATAAagctcatttgaacttcacaacaatTCTATGAAATAGATGGTATgattgattatctccattttatagctttGTCTCACAGCtcataagtgtttgaggcaggttttgaacccaggtctttgtgaaaagagtgctggatttggcaTCAATGGGTGATAGTTTTGAACTTTAGGACCAACACAGGAGTCATATGACAGTAGTTCTCTTAATCTGAGTCTCAGGCTCTTTTACCTACAAAAGAGATATCCTAAAATCTAGGTGCTTCTTTTAGGAGACTTTGAGGGTTAGACTAGATCACCTATGTGAAGGGCTTTGGAAACCTTGAAGGACAACAGATAAGTCCATTGTCATTTAATCAGTAAAGTGTTTATTGCCATTAAAGCCTATTCTGTGCCAGAGGCTGCAGTAGGAGCTGGTGGGGAGAGGAAATGAGAGGATAGGAGGGAAGACAGATTATGGGGCTCTATGAAACAGACACATATGGGGTTGGGCACTGGAGCCAGGTCTCAGAGTACTATCTGATTGTGCTGTTATTGGTCCCTGGTAGGCATTAGCTGGATAGGGCCAGTGCCCTGTGGAAAGAGTTCCCACAAGTGTGGGCATCATTGGGGTACTGCATCACCCTCCTTCCTACCTCTAGGCTTTCTAAAGTCCCGAGAACGTTCCAGCCACAAGTTCTACGCCCAGCTGCTACACACACAAATGTTCTCACAGTTCATCGAGGAGTGCTCCTTTGGCTCTTCCCGCCATGCTGCCTTGGAGTTCTTTGACTCCTGTGTTGACAAGGTACCTCGTATGACCTCATCTTGGGGTTCCTTCTTAGGCTTCTGTACCTCTTTGTTCACCCAACTGTGCAGTTTTCCTTGTCTCAACCTGTGGCTGTTTCTGTTTTCCTCAGGTGTAACTGTTTCTCTAACCTGCTTCCCTCATGTGCCCCCTGTCCCCTCCATCTTTGTGCCCCCCTTAAGCAAACCTTGTGCCCATCTCCATATTAATTCCCCTTCAGGTTCACCCGGAACAGGAGAAGCCAGAGCCTGTGCCTTTGGTGGAGCTAGAGGAGCCATCAGGGAGTGAGCTCACAGTTTTTATCACCCCTCCTGAGGAACCCATAGTGACTGAGGGTAGCGAGTCTACTCCTCTCTACTGGTGaggaccttttcttcctctctggtcCCTATCCCTACTCCTTTAAATCCCCCTGCAAGCTTCCTTGGTCCCCAATGACTGTTCCCCACTGAAAGTGCTGTTCTGTGACTTCTCCAGTTATGATGGGTTCCCTGAGCTTCGGGCTGAACTGTTTGAGTCCCCCCAGGAACAGCCTGGACCCTCTCTTGCACCAGGCCCTTCTCGAAGTGCGCCCAGTAGCCCTGCTCCCCGACGTACCAAACAGGTAATCAGGAGGGGTTAACCTCAGGGAGCTATCACAAATTCCAGGAACTATATTCACTCTTTCTGATCCCTGGGTCAGATGATTCCTTATCTGTACTTACTTGTTTGAGCATCAGTGGCCCTGGGGTGAGGCAGGGTTGTACCCACCTCCCTGAGCACTATATTTTCCTTTGGAAATCTAGTTACTGTCCCTTCTTCCTGGGCATCCAGGAGATATCTTTCAAGTATTCCTAGTCTGCAGGAATTTCTTTCTGTCTGATCTTGCATCATGCACTTATCCTGCCCAGGAATTCTTAAGCAGAACATTAAAAATATGGACACTGTGTCCTCCTGTCCAGGGTATCATCCTGCATTCCGAAGTACCTGCCTGAGGTCTGCCTTCCTTGGCATCCTgttattgactcttttttcatccTGGTGCCCTGGCAGGAGATGAAGGTTGCACAGCGGGTAGCCCAGAAGTCAGCAGCAGTGCCTGAGCTTTGGGCACGATGCCTGCTGGGACACTGTTATGGGCTGTGGTTCCTGTGTTTACCTGCCTATGTTCGGTCTTCCTCTTCTCGAGTCCGGGCACTACATACCGCCTACCAGGTCCTTCGACAGATGGAAAGCCGAAAGGTGGTGCTGCCTGATGAGGTGGGTATCAGAAGAGGGTTTTCAGAAGAGGATTATCAGGCAGAGGGGGAAATGATAGggaagggagatggagaggagTCAGAGTGACAATAGGATTTGGGGGGGCCTGTAAGTGATAGTAGTGAGTGGAAGAAATGGGGGGGAacatgagggagaaggaagatgaaGTGATAGATATTACAGATTTAGGAACAAAAAAAAGGATGACCCTGGTGAGGGGTACACAGTTTACTAAGGCTAAGAAAATCTTGGTCTGGGTCAGAGTGAAGGGAGAGGGAGATCGAATAGATTGAAATGAATGCCTATGAGACCCAAGGCCTGATGGGCAGAGGCAggccttcatcatcatcatctctcaccCTATCCATCTGCCTACAGGTGTGTTACCGTGTGCTGATGCAGCTTTGCTCCCACTATGGAGAGCCTGTGCTGTCTGTACGGGTCATGCTGGACATGAGGAGAGCCGGCATTGTGCCCAACACTATCACCTATGGTTACTACAACAAGGTGCCTACTGCTGGGAATGGGCTGGGGGTGGGATAGACAGGCTGGGGAAGTCCATGAGAAGCTCCCTTGTCCCCAAATCACATTTCTCCTCTGAGGCTTTCTTCTAAGCCTATGGCTTCTTCCTCTCCCATCCCTTATGGGCTTTTCTCAGGAGGAGCTGGCTAGCTATTTCTTCTTGACCCTGCTCATAGCTATGCCCCACTTTGGACAACTACATCCTAAAATGGAGTATTTATGGGTTACTCAGAGACACGGGGTAGAGAAGGATTTTGAATCCTAGAAGCCAGTGGGGATGTTCCACATAGACTGGCATGGTATGTACTTAGAAAGCAGAGGAGAGAGGGATCTGTGTTGGCATAATAGGTGCTTTGTCTGGCAGGCTGTACTGGAAAGCAAGTGGCCATCGGGCACCACAGGTGGCCGCCTCCGTTGGGCCAAGCTCCGGAATGTGGTCCTGGGAGCTGCTCAGTTCCGTCAGCCCCTTCGGGAGCGGAGGCAGCAGGAACAGGCATTGAGGGGGGCAAGAAGTTCCCAGCCAGGTGGGTAGGGGGGACAGTAGCATGGAGGGAGGCCGAAGGGACTGGGTAGGTCAAGGCTGGGAAATTGTATTTGGGCAAGAGTCCAGGGAAGGATAGAAGTACTTGGGCTCATTTGAGGGTTGGAAAGCATATTGCTTAACAGGCACAATAATGAAGACATGCTTTCCCCACTTTAGGTCTGTGTGTTAGCAGtggttgggggagggaggcaggggtCTTCATCTCTCATCCTCAGACACTGTACCTACCTGAAGCTCTTTTGCAGAGCCCCGCCTGGAGCGGCCCTCCCCGACCCGTCCCCTTCATCGCCAGACCACCTGGGCAGGGCGAAGCTTTCGGGACCCAGCCTCTCCCACTGGGCGGCTGGTGAAGAGTGGTAGTCTGGGTAGTGCCCGAGGGGCACAACCCACTGTGGAGGCTGGTGTGGCACACAGTGAGTGCCAACATGTCCTCCTTACCTCACTTTCCTGATATCCCTGCCTCAGGAGAAAATAGGACCTTATGGGAATGGGAGGGTTAGAATTTTTACTAGAATATAGGGGCTTGGCATTATGTGTGTCCATGTGCCCAAGATTGTGTCTGTTTGATGGCAAGGACAACTTGGGGAGGGAGGATTACTCCCTTAGTAGTTTGGATGCTTCGCGGATGAGCATCATGCTCCCTgacccttctctttcccttagtGATAGAGGCCCTGGGTGTCCTAGAGCCCCAGGGGTCCCCTTTGTCCTGGCATGATGGCAGCCTCTCTGATGTAAGCCTGGCAAGTGAAGATCCAGCACCTGGAGGCAGCCCTGGGGGAACAGGAATGGCTCTGAGTGCCCATTCAGCTGAGGCCCTAGATGGGCTGGGTGGGCAGGCACCCAAGACTGGCAAGCGGCAGGATGCAGTGGGTACTCCCCGGCGGGGAATAGGTGCCCGTCTACAGCAGCTGCTCACCCCCTCCCGCCGCAGCCCTGCCTCTCGTGCCCCTCCACCTGAGCTGCCCTCAGACATACCCCTCCCAGCCCGCCGAAGTCCTATGGATAGCCTCCTGCGACCCCGGGAACGTCCAGGATCCACTGCCTCTGAGGTATCTAAGCTTGGGAAGGATCTGGGGGAGTTACAGCGGGAGACACCTGTCAGCTGTACTGGTATAGGGGCAACTTGCTGTCCCTTCAGGTTTGGGAGACAGATAACATTTCCAGTAGTGTCTGACAGTGGGTGCCCTGAATGGAAGAAGGCCTGCTGGATGTTCATGGCCTTTATGGGGTGGGTAGATTGAGTGCTTAACGTGGGGTGACCATCTGAAGGACTTGGAGTTGGAACCAAGCAGCCTTCCTGCCAACTCTCTGGTTTCCCATGTAGAGTTCAACGTCTCTCGGTAGTGAGTGGGATCTCTCTGAGAATTCCCTCAGCAGCCTCAGCATTCAGCGTTCCTCGGAGCGCCTTAGTGACACCCCTGGTCTCTCCCAGCCTCCCCCTGTCGAGGtaagtcctcttctcttctccacatgCAACACTGCAGGCTTGGGAAATGGGAAGAATGGGAGCTCTGGGGGGTCTAGGGAAGAAGTTGGGTTGGAGAAAGGCAGGAATTTTAAGACGTTGGGGGTGCTGGGAGCTGGAGGTGTTGATGGCGGTGCCCATCGATGCTCCTTAAGCTATCACCTCTCGTGTCCCCTACAGATTCTTCTGTCTAGCTGTTCTCTGTGTAGAGCCTGTGACTCCCTAGTGTATGATGAGGAGATCATGGCAGGCTGGGCACCTGATGACTCCAACCTCAATACCACCTGCCCCTTCTGCTCTCGTCCTTTTGTGCCCTTGCTTAGTGTCCAGACCCTTGACTCCAGGCCCCGGTACCTAAGGGTCCAGGAGGGTGGGGCAATGAGTTGGGAAAGAGCTCAGAGTTGGCTTCTGACTCCTTTCTTTTGTCTGCTCAGCAGTGACCTTCATGGTACACCCACCTCTACAGGTGCCAGTAATAGAGATGCTCCTCTCCCCGGGGGCCCTGGCCCTGTCCTTAGCGACCGACGGCTCTGTCTTGCCCTAGATGATTCCTCTGTTTGTAATGGAGACACTGAGGTAAGTGTTGGGTAAGGGATAAGCCAGTGGTGAGGGAGGACCTCCTGGGTGAGGGTTCCTTTCTGAGGAGTGCACAAGGTGAAGCTGTTACCAGCGTACCTAGTGGGGGAGAGGCAGGATGGCACTGTCTGAGAGAATGCCAGGGAGATGCAGAGCCCTAGGGATGAGGCACAGTGCTGacaactctttttttcctccttggacCTGGTGGGCAGAGTGCTCCAAGGAAAGTGGAAGGTGGGGCATGGGCATACCTGAGTCCTCTGGTGCTACGCAAGGAGCTGGAGTCCCTGGTGGAAAATGAGGGCAGTGAGGTACTTGCCTTACCTGAACTGCCTGCTTCTCATCCCATTCTCTTCTGGAACCTGCTTTGGTACTTCCAGAGGCTTCGGCTGCCCAGCACCTTGCCTGGCCTCATTCTAGCTGCCTGTGACGGGCCTTCCTCCACCCAGGTCAGTGGCCCTAAATAGACCGGGATTCCGGTCTCTTTGCCCCTCTGTTTTATTGTCCCATACTCCTCGTCTTTCacatcctccttccttctttgcctCCCTATCGCTTCATCCCATACCCTCAAACTACTAGCTACTCCCCCACCTCCCATCCCTCTGCCCCCTGTCTTCCAGGCCCGGCTCTAACCCTCCCTCCAACCCCCAGGCCCCATCTCCTTGGCTGCCCTCAGATCCAGCTCTGGTGCAGGTACGGCTGCTGTGGGATGTTCTGACCCCTGACCCTGACAGCTGTCCTCCCCTCTACGTCATTTGGAGGTCTCACAGTGAGTTTGAGGCCTGAGCAGAGTGGGGGAGGGGTTGCTTAAGAGATGGGGTTCAGTAATGGTTGTGAGTCTTTCCCCTCCAGAAGGGTCTGTGATCACAgcatcccattttccttctcccactAGGTCAGATCCCTCATCGGGTGGCCTGGCCGAGCACAGCACCTGCACCTCTGAATCTTGCTCTGTTGGAGACTGTGCTGCTCCACGTGGGATTCAATGAAGTCCACAAGGCTGTGGGGCTTCTCCTGGACACACTAGGCTCCCCACCAGAGGGCCTGCACCTGCAGCGGTAACTCTGCTCTTCCCTTCAGGATAGCTGCATCCTGCCCATTGGGGACCTTCCCTGTCCCCTTCCTTCTTCAGAACTTTCTACTCGTCTTCTCCCCAAACTTCTCCCTCTCCAGAGAGTCTCCCGTAGAACCGTAAGCTATAGATCCAGAGTggtgaagaagccaaggtcacacaagtaggaagctGCCGAGCTGAGGCTCAGGCCTGGGCTCCTCACCCCAAAGACAGCCTCCATCCTCACTACAGTCTTGTTCTTCGTAGTCGGGacccctccttccccacccccaaccactcattttcattcactttttacGTTTCTACCCCCAGAAGCATCTACCGAGAGATTCTGTTCTTGACTCTGGCTGCCCTGGGCAAAGACCATGTGGATATAggtgaggggaaagagagaaggtaggCAGGGATGGGGAGCTGGACTTTGCTTGGttgaaaacattttacattttttattcaaagatgatTTAtgttcccaattacatgtaattggttgaAATTTTCTGCACTGTGAAGGTACCTCAAAAGCCAGAATGTTGGGATGAGTCAAACCCTGGGTTCTGGACATACGAATGGGATATTTTAGGGATAGTATCGTCTTTACGGGTTATATTCCCTTCTTCACAccacctttctctcctttcctcttccagtGGCCTTTGACAAGAAATACAAGGCAGCCTTCAATAAGCTGGCGAGCAGTTTGGGCAAAGAGGAGTTGCGACGGCGGCGGGCACAGATGCCAACCCCAAAGGCCATCGATTGTCGCAAGTTTTTTGGGGCACCTTTGGAATGCTAGGGCCTTTGGGCCTCTTATCCCAGCCTAAAGGACAGAGGAATCTCTGGGTAACGTCTTTCCTCTGCTCCCCAAGGTTAGGGAGTGTGCCAGGCAGAATGCCCAGTCTGGGGGCCTTGCTTGGGGCAGGAGAGGTCACTGATACCAAAAGTCACAACTCCTCTTGTTTCTGACCCGCTTTTCTTGTGTTGATGTGGGAGGAGAGTTGGCACAACTCTGCCTCTCCACTGCCCTCCAGAAATCCAGGTGCCTCCATCCAAGGCACCCCTAGATTCATGCCTACCTGTCATTTtagaagtttttgttttaaaaaacaccTGGAAAGATACAGAACTTCTGAGCCTCTGCCTTGGTCCTGGGGGATGTTCTCACCTTTCCCCCAGGTCAGAGATGCTCCTCTTCCCACCTGGACCCACCCCCACCTTCCACctcaatattaatattttattttgttatttattctgGAGCCACAACAGTTGCCTCAATTTTGGGGTTCCTGTTAAGATTGGAAAGGTGAGGAACTGGAAGTCCTGGGCCCTGTAGTTGTTTCCTCCTCACCCCTTTTCTTTTGGAGAATGAGAACTCAGGGAGGCTGAAGCTTGGTTTCCCCACACACATTTGACATCCCTATTTTCTACCCTAGGAATTGGggtatttttccctcccctcccttgctccctcttcccccacccagGGCTGCTTTACCCACCCAGGGCCCTGATCTGTGCAATAACGATTGTCTGAGGTTTTGTTGGATGTAAATACAGTAAAAgctgcttctctcttttctttgctgtctCCTCTTTCCTGTGTCCAGGGTGGGGAGGGTACGATTTTCCTCTGAGGCTCAGTCACCCAGTTGTACTCTGTTTAAAAAGGACCCCTGCCCATGTCTTCAGTTCTGGTGGGCTTTGATTCTTAGGTCTTTCTCTGCTAGAGGAAGCCTCTCCCCTTATTGGGAGCAAGAAGGGGAGTAAATATGACATTGCCCATGGTGGTGCCAGTCTGTGTGGCGCTTCCATCCTTCCCACACAATCGCCCCCTTGTCACCTCCCCTCCCACTTCTTGATTTACACAAAGGGTCCATTCTCTGGGCCCTTGAGCTCATCTCTATCCTTCTTTCCCTGTTCCCATATTCTGTCCCCTAAACTCCTCTGGGAACCTTCCCATGGATAATCCTTTCTCTGCTGGTGTTCCCTCTGCTACTTATACTTTAGGAACACTCCTCAACTCCTTTCCCTTCAGGAGCTGGGGTAACTGCTTCCACCATCACAGCAGTAAGCTGGAGGCagtgtgtggggaggggagcacgtggactttttttttagaaaaagccGAAGATGTGACACATCTCTGTCATTTTCTGAATCCTTTAGGCTCAGATAGGAGGCCCGGCCCTGCTCCCTCCTTCTCCGGGTAATGAAATCTACACAGGAAACAGCCGCTAAGCCGAGCCACAAAAGCAGTTACAGAAGTGAATTagccaacaaaacaaaacatctttaGGGGGTAGTGGGCAGAAGTGTTAGGACATGATCACTCACAATAGCCTCCAACtgatgggagagaggaaggaggaatttCTGGAGACCACAgaggaaaagaacttagaaataTTGGGATCCTGTAAGCAGGCTATCtggacgtgtgtgtgtgtgtgtgtgtctgtgtgtgtgtgtgtgtctgtgtgtgtgtgtgtgtctgtgtctgtgtctgtgtctgtgtgtgtgtgttcgttCGTTCATGTTCTCCCAGGCTCCATGAGGCCAGGGTAGCTACTTCCTTGAATAAGCTTCCTCTAGAGACAAAACTCCCACTTCTCAGGGAAGTtgttactgtttttaaaaattcttttaaattgtgTACTTCCAACAAACATTTCAAGGTTCAAAGAACAAGAGTGTacaaactacttttttttttttaagaaatgttaCAGTGGAAACAAAATTGCTATATCTCTTTgttttctgtgtattttaaacaatgttttcttgatgctttttcttttgttaatcatTACCCATTAACTGGCCTCTC
It includes:
- the DENND4B gene encoding DENN domain-containing protein 4B isoform X5, coding for MEADAVSEGGAMAEERPPRLVDYFVVAGLAGSGGTVPEETGGPEPGGPLRPPRPAEPITDVAIIARALGEEVPQGYTCIQASAGGHPLELSAGLLGGSQPTICYRRGRDKPPLVELGVLYEGKEHPKPGFQVLETTPYSHSANLAPPGPGHPRTYLTYRRAAEGAGLHALGITDLCLILPSKGEGTPHTYCRLPRNLNPGMWGPDVYLCYKVGLAKANTLVYEAELLGRYPEQDNEAFPLPESVPVFCLPMGATIECWPAQTKYPVPVFSTFVLTGAAGDKVYGAALQFYEAFPRARLSERQARALGLMSAVDRGRALGGRAVRSRRAVAVLSRWPAFSAFHAFLTFLYRYSVSGPHRLPLEAHISHFMHNVPFPSPQRPRILVQMSPYDNLLLCQPVSSPLPLSGASFLQLLQSLGPELAVTLLIAVLTEHKLLVHSLRPDLLTSVCEALVSMIFPLHWQCPYIPLCPLVLADVLSAPVPFIVGIHSSYFDLHDPPADVICVDLDTNTLFQTEEKKLLLPRTLPRRPYKVLLNTLTALHQQLDQTYTRPEEEASLEFLLTDYEAVCGRRARLEREVQGAFLRFMACLLKGYRAFLRPLTQAPSESARDVENLFFLQGFLKSRERSSHKFYAQLLHTQMFSQFIEECSFGSSRHAALEFFDSCVDKVHPEQEKPEPVPLVELEEPSGSELTVFITPPEEPIVTEGSESTPLYCYDGFPELRAELFESPQEQPGPSLAPGPSRSAPSSPAPRRTKQEMKVAQRVAQKSAAVPELWARCLLGHCYGLWFLCLPAYVRSSSSRVRALHTAYQVLRQMESRKVVLPDEVCYRVLMQLCSHYGEPVLSVRVMLDMRRAGIVPNTITYGYYNKAVLESKWPSGTTGGRLRWAKLRNVVLGAAQFRQPLRERRQQEQALRGARSSQPEPRLERPSPTRPLHRQTTWAGRSFRDPASPTGRLVKSGSLGSARGAQPTVEAGVAHMIEALGVLEPQGSPLSWHDGSLSDVSLASEDPAPGGSPGGTGMALSAHSAEALDGLGGQAPKTGKRQDAVGTPRRGIGARLQQLLTPSRRSPASRAPPPELPSDIPLPARRSPMDSLLRPRERPGSTASESSTSLGSEWDLSENSLSSLSIQRSSERLSDTPGLSQPPPVEILLSSCSLCRACDSLVYDEEIMAGWAPDDSNLNTTCPFCSRPFVPLLSVQTLDSRPRDLHGTPTSTGASNRDAPLPGGPGPVLSDRRLCLALDDSSVCNGDTERLRLPSTLPGLILAACDGPSSTQAPSPWLPSDPALVQVRLLWDVLTPDPDSCPPLYVIWRSHSQIPHRVAWPSTAPAPLNLALLETVLLHVGFNEVHKAVGLLLDTLGSPPEGLHLQRSIYREILFLTLAALGKDHVDIVAFDKKYKAAFNKLASSLGKEELRRRRAQMPTPKAIDCRKFFGAPLEC
- the DENND4B gene encoding DENN domain-containing protein 4B isoform X13, translated to MSTCATRWAWQRLIHWSMRQRPRILVQMSPYDNLLLCQPVSSPLPLSGASFLQLLQSLGPELAVTLLIAVLTEHKLLVHSLRPDLLTSVCEALVSMIFPLHWQCPYIPLCPLVLADVLSAPVPFIVGIHSSYFDLHDPPADVICVDLDTNTLFQTEEKKLLLPRTLPRRPYKVLLNTLTALHQQLDQTYTRPEEEASLEFLLTDYEAVCGRRARLEREVQGAFLRFMACLLKGYRAFLRPLTQAPSESARDVENLFFLQGFLKSRERSSHKFYAQLLHTQMFSQFIEECSFGSSRHAALEFFDSCVDKVHPEQEKPEPVPLVELEEPSGSELTVFITPPEEPIVTEGSESTPLYCYDGFPELRAELFESPQEQPGPSLAPGPSRSAPSSPAPRRTKQEMKVAQRVAQKSAAVPELWARCLLGHCYGLWFLCLPAYVRSSSSRVRALHTAYQVLRQMESRKVVLPDEVCYRVLMQLCSHYGEPVLSVRVMLDMRRAGIVPNTITYGYYNKAVLESKWPSGTTGGRLRWAKLRNVVLGAAQFRQPLRERRQQEQALRGARSSQPEPRLERPSPTRPLHRQTTWAGRSFRDPASPTGRLVKSGSLGSARGAQPTVEAGVAHMIEALGVLEPQGSPLSWHDGSLSDVSLASEDPAPGGSPGGTGMALSAHSAEALDGLGGQAPKTGKRQDAVGTPRRGIGARLQQLLTPSRRSPASRAPPPELPSDIPLPARRSPMDSLLRPRERPGSTASESSTSLGSEWDLSENSLSSLSIQRSSERLSDTPGLSQPPPVEILLSSCSLCRACDSLVYDEEIMAGWAPDDSNLNTTCPFCSRPFVPLLSVQTLDSRPRSDLHGTPTSTGASNRDAPLPGGPGPVLSDRRLCLALDDSSVCNGDTESAPRKVEGGAWAYLSPLVLRKELESLVENEGSEVLALPELPASHPILFWNLLWYFQRLRLPSTLPGLILAACDGPSSTQAPSPWLPSDPALVQVRLLWDVLTPDPDSCPPLYVIWRSHSQIPHRVAWPSTAPAPLNLALLETVLLHVGFNEVHKAVGLLLDTLGSPPEGLHLQRSIYREILFLTLAALGKDHVDIVAFDKKYKAAFNKLASSLGKEELRRRRAQMPTPKAIDCRKFFGAPLEC
- the DENND4B gene encoding DENN domain-containing protein 4B isoform X11; translated protein: MRHFRCLSLCLSSACLWEPPLSVGLPKPNTRCPSSPLSCSQGLLVIRHISHFMHNVPFPSPQRPRILVQMSPYDNLLLCQPVSSPLPLSGASFLQLLQSLGPELAVTLLIAVLTEHKLLVHSLRPDLLTSVCEALVSMIFPLHWQCPYIPLCPLVLADVLSAPVPFIVGIHSSYFDLHDPPADVICVDLDTNTLFQTEEKKLLLPRTLPRRPYKVLLNTLTALHQQLDQTYTRPEEEASLEFLLTDYEAVCGRRARLEREVQGAFLRFMACLLKGYRAFLRPLTQAPSESARDVENLFFLQGFLKSRERSSHKFYAQLLHTQMFSQFIEECSFGSSRHAALEFFDSCVDKVHPEQEKPEPVPLVELEEPSGSELTVFITPPEEPIVTEGSESTPLYCYDGFPELRAELFESPQEQPGPSLAPGPSRSAPSSPAPRRTKQEMKVAQRVAQKSAAVPELWARCLLGHCYGLWFLCLPAYVRSSSSRVRALHTAYQVLRQMESRKVVLPDEVCYRVLMQLCSHYGEPVLSVRVMLDMRRAGIVPNTITYGYYNKAVLESKWPSGTTGGRLRWAKLRNVVLGAAQFRQPLRERRQQEQALRGARSSQPEPRLERPSPTRPLHRQTTWAGRSFRDPASPTGRLVKSGSLGSARGAQPTVEAGVAHMIEALGVLEPQGSPLSWHDGSLSDVSLASEDPAPGGSPGGTGMALSAHSAEALDGLGGQAPKTGKRQDAVGTPRRGIGARLQQLLTPSRRSPASRAPPPELPSDIPLPARRSPMDSLLRPRERPGSTASESSTSLGSEWDLSENSLSSLSIQRSSERLSDTPGLSQPPPVEILLSSCSLCRACDSLVYDEEIMAGWAPDDSNLNTTCPFCSRPFVPLLSVQTLDSRPRSDLHGTPTSTGASNRDAPLPGGPGPVLSDRRLCLALDDSSVCNGDTESAPRKVEGGAWAYLSPLVLRKELESLVENEGSEVLALPELPASHPILFWNLLWYFQRLRLPSTLPGLILAACDGPSSTQAPSPWLPSDPALVQVRLLWDVLTPDPDSCPPLYVIWRSHSQIPHRVAWPSTAPAPLNLALLETVLLHVGFNEVHKAVGLLLDTLGSPPEGLHLQRSIYREILFLTLAALGKDHVDIVAFDKKYKAAFNKLASSLGKEELRRRRAQMPTPKAIDCRKFFGAPLEC
- the DENND4B gene encoding DENN domain-containing protein 4B isoform X12, which produces MACLLCFPCLSHVPLPILCLWAPPIALGSRPRILVQMSPYDNLLLCQPVSSPLPLSGASFLQLLQSLGPELAVTLLIAVLTEHKLLVHSLRPDLLTSVCEALVSMIFPLHWQCPYIPLCPLVLADVLSAPVPFIVGIHSSYFDLHDPPADVICVDLDTNTLFQTEEKKLLLPRTLPRRPYKVLLNTLTALHQQLDQTYTRPEEEASLEFLLTDYEAVCGRRARLEREVQGAFLRFMACLLKGYRAFLRPLTQAPSESARDVENLFFLQGFLKSRERSSHKFYAQLLHTQMFSQFIEECSFGSSRHAALEFFDSCVDKVHPEQEKPEPVPLVELEEPSGSELTVFITPPEEPIVTEGSESTPLYCYDGFPELRAELFESPQEQPGPSLAPGPSRSAPSSPAPRRTKQEMKVAQRVAQKSAAVPELWARCLLGHCYGLWFLCLPAYVRSSSSRVRALHTAYQVLRQMESRKVVLPDEVCYRVLMQLCSHYGEPVLSVRVMLDMRRAGIVPNTITYGYYNKAVLESKWPSGTTGGRLRWAKLRNVVLGAAQFRQPLRERRQQEQALRGARSSQPEPRLERPSPTRPLHRQTTWAGRSFRDPASPTGRLVKSGSLGSARGAQPTVEAGVAHMIEALGVLEPQGSPLSWHDGSLSDVSLASEDPAPGGSPGGTGMALSAHSAEALDGLGGQAPKTGKRQDAVGTPRRGIGARLQQLLTPSRRSPASRAPPPELPSDIPLPARRSPMDSLLRPRERPGSTASESSTSLGSEWDLSENSLSSLSIQRSSERLSDTPGLSQPPPVEILLSSCSLCRACDSLVYDEEIMAGWAPDDSNLNTTCPFCSRPFVPLLSVQTLDSRPRSDLHGTPTSTGASNRDAPLPGGPGPVLSDRRLCLALDDSSVCNGDTESAPRKVEGGAWAYLSPLVLRKELESLVENEGSEVLALPELPASHPILFWNLLWYFQRLRLPSTLPGLILAACDGPSSTQAPSPWLPSDPALVQVRLLWDVLTPDPDSCPPLYVIWRSHSQIPHRVAWPSTAPAPLNLALLETVLLHVGFNEVHKAVGLLLDTLGSPPEGLHLQRSIYREILFLTLAALGKDHVDIVAFDKKYKAAFNKLASSLGKEELRRRRAQMPTPKAIDCRKFFGAPLEC